DNA from Musa acuminata AAA Group cultivar baxijiao chromosome BXJ1-5, Cavendish_Baxijiao_AAA, whole genome shotgun sequence:
AGAGAAAGAATTTAGTGGGATGCAAATGATTATTTACCGTTAAATATAAGATGGATGGTTTTATTGAAATGTACAAAACTAAATTGGTCACAaaaagatgattttattttaatttttattttattgaaatgtgtaaaaaatatctttttaaatGGATAATTAAGAGAAGAAGTGTCGTGACCCAAGTTTGATAGGTTAACTAACCTACCAATTTCGTTTGGCTTAAACCCCTAATTAAAATACTTAAGTTGAAATTGataaattaatcttaatttttattgGGACTAATCGGGAGTGTTACGAGAAGCATGTACGACCTAGCTTTGAGAATTTATATGACGATGTATAAAATGAGAAGATTTTTTTATGGTAAAGATTCACAAGATTAGTTTATCCTTATAATTACACTCAAAGTCATTCGAAccatataatattctataaaCACTCAAATAAATGAGATATTACTATTCTTAATAGTTTATACAAATGATATTATACTAATAATATCTcataattgaaaattttgaagacaAAGAGTTTGAAATTACGGATCTTGGAtagctaaaatatttcttaggcaTGAAAATAGCAAGATTAAAGAATgggatatttattttataaaggaAATACACCTTATATCTTTTAAAAGAAATAGTAATGCTTTGTTATAAACACATTGACACTCTAATAATAGATTTTATTAAGATGTCCTTCTCACAGAGTCATTGtagatgcaataaaatattagagATTGATAGGTAAGTTGATTTACGTATGTAGTGAGTCAATTTATGTATTTATCATATGAAGTATATTTAGAGATAAGCAGTATATAGGATTCTTACATATCTAAAAAGGACTTTAGATAAGGGATTATTATTCAAAAAGGATAAGTATATGAGAATTGAGAATTTTACTTATGTTGATTAGGTAGGATTAGTAAGTGATAGAAGATCAACTTCAGGATATGGTACATTTGTTAGCAGTAATTTAGTGACTTGGAGGAGTAGGAAGAAGACGGATATCGCTAGAAGCAATGCGTTCATAACAATAACATAAGATATAGATATTTGTGAACTCTtatgacaaaaaaataattttaaaagagTTACAAATACCCATTGAAACTCTTATGATATTATATAGTGTCAACAAAGCTGTTATCAATATTACTCATAATCCAGTGCatcataatataataaaatatgttgAAGTATATCGACATTTCATAAAGGAGAAAATTGAAGAAAGAATTATCTACGTAACTCGAGAATGATTGACATCTTCCGGCCAACTCGAGGGGAGTATAGAAAATTtcatgattaaaaaattataaatttcataattaagaaatttataatcttataattaaagaaataaattagtatcaaatcaaaaaataaattactatgataattaagaaatTAATACCGTAAAATAAGGAGGTCAATATGGTAAAATCAATTTTGGAGAGACTCTGAAaagggcataaataattttatgcatATTAGATTATTGCTAATAAGATTATCATTCCAGGTAAGCACAGCACATTATTGTCaggtgataaaaataaaaaaataaaacgtcttatatttttatatattattttaattaaataaactCCTCGACTAATGCggcattaaaatttataatggtaaaattttctattttcaaacttttgaagaatatatatatgtgaaagCGCGGCAAACTACAACACGGTTGCCGCGTGCTGGCGTTGACTTCTCTGCCGACATCTGTCCATCATCTACCCATCATCGCGacaacttattttcttttctttttatttgcccTCTTTACATATTTATCCTTTTAAGTTTTTACATAACGAATTTAGTCTTATATATTCTCTTCCTATTCTAAGGATTATATCCATattatgattttatcataattatgcTAATTATCGGTTAATTTTAACTGTTAATATGTTATATATTAACAAAATATTTCGAATTTAAATACACatgctaaattttattttaaaggaTAAATACGAGAATAGATTGTGTAATTTTGTTTTTGTTAAGTAGGAAAAGAATAAAGAACAATTGTCGGCGACAACAAAAGCCCACTTCGATTCCGTTTCTTTTCTAgaaagtcgtcgtcgtcgtcgtcgtcgtcgtcgtcgtccccgTTGGGATCGGCTCTTGGTGTTCGTCGAGGATGGGGAGGATGGTGCGGACCTGCCTGCAATCGGTCCTGAAGCTGGTGAACTCGGTGGCGGCATTCGTCGGGGTGGGGTTGATCCTCTACTCCCTCTGGATGATCAACGTCTGGTTCCGCCAGACTCATGCCTTCCCCACCGCCGGTGCCTGGTTTGTTCTTCCCCATATTTGATCCTTTCGGCTCCTTCCCCACGGATAAAGTTCTGACATTGCCGTGCAAGGGGAAAAAATTCATTTTTGAACGTTTGACCTGTGAAGGACGTTTCTTAGGGTTTGCGAGACTGTTTTGATTTTTCTGTTTTCTCTTGGGTAGATGTCTAATAGTCAAGGGGGATTGGGTTGTTCTTTGTGGAAAAGATTAGGGCTCGTGATTTCCTGAACAATCGATTGAGGATATGAGCTAGCATTGGTGCTGGGATCCACATCGGGACTTCCAGTGCTTTTATCGATGTTCATGACCTACAAAAAGTTTGTTTGTTTGATAAAACAACTCTTTCTATATTCTTTATCTTCTGGTTTTAGAGAATTAAGCTTTGAGCCTCTAATACTTCAAAAACATGATATTTTCTTTTGTTCTGTATTTCCTTCTTCCTGATTTGTTCTGTGATTTTCCAGTTCATCAGAATAGTGATCTAGGAAGATGCCCTTGATAGCGATGCTTATTTGAAACATGAGTAGTTGCTTATTTTTATTTCTGAAATATGTATCTCTATGTTTGTGTGAGATATTCACATAAGAGAAGGTTAATCAGTATTCTGTGGTAAGCAGCTCTTGTTCTTTTATATATTATTCGTTAGAAACGAGTTGTTTGTATCTTTTCAGAATGTATAAATAATTTCTTGCGAAAATAAGTTTGTAACACGTAATAGTAGCTAGCTTAATGCCATTTGGTTATTGATTGGACATGAATTTATTTTATCGGCCAATACTTCCATTTCACATGATATTCACATGTGTCTTCAAACATTTAATATGTTTCTCATGTACATGCAGGTTCATTTACACTTCTTTTGGACTAGGAGTTTCTTTATGCTTGATAACATGCTTTGGTCATATTGCTGCGGAAACAGCCAATGGTCATGGCCTTGCTTGTGTATCCTACACTCAGAATTAAGACAGAATCATGTGATTTTTAGTTTGAACCCATGTTTAATAGCTATAATGACTTTTTTGTTGTTCTGAGTAGCTTTGTTTTTCCGCGGTACTTCTCTGTTGCAAATGGTTACAGAGCTTTCTAGATGtggaaaatataaattaaaattaatgttGATTGTTATATGTTCTTTTACTGAATAAACAATGTTATAAAGCTAATACTATACATTAGCTGATGGACGCTGGATACTTAACACTTCTTTGTAAATTGATATCTGGGTGCCTTCTTCCTCTATACAAAGCACCTACACATTGCAAATATTTGTAATAGACCATGAATTTTGATTCTTAAAGTTGAACACAACAAAAAACATTGATATGCAGTTTGAACTTCAATCATATTTCGTAACTGAAAAGAATATGAATTAATTTGTAGGAAGTCCTCTTTGTTGTATGTATGTCATATGAATATGTTAAACTTATTTGTCTGATCATTTCTGAAACTTATTCATCTTCTTTTATGATCCATTTCAAAAGGCTCTCTTTTTCATTTGACATTGCATTTTATTTTCATGAGGGTGTTATCAAGCAAGTCTTTCAGTTTTGGTGGTATATAGAGGATTTTTGTATCAAAAGTTTGATGTCGCTGGGTTTAATTATAATTTGTTTTAACCGTATCATCTGAAGTAGAAACGCAAATTCTGTCATGCATCAATATTCTAGGTAACAACGTTTGTTTTTAGTTGTAGTTGAATATATATCCCAATTGATTCCAGAGTTACTACCATACTTAATTGCTTGTAAGCTAAAAGATAAAAACATATGGAAATGCATAACTTACCTTCAGTCACTAATTCAATTTCCCTTCTTTGGTTGTTTGTTCCTCTGGAATTTTCATTTCTACAGGAATCAAGCATGCATAACTCTTTACTGCAACTtccaaaaagaatcatttttCAGTCAATTATGATTTAAACCTGTGACATAATTACTGTTATCCTTGAATAATTACAGTATATGGCTTTAGTGTTTTTTCTTGTGATGCTggaggctgcagtagctgcagacgTAATTCTGAACAGAGATTGGGAAGAGGTACATCTGTCAAGTTCTTTTTGTATATGGAAATTTTGGTTAATGTTGCTAACATTATATTTCTGTATGGTCTGATCATTTAACAGGATTTCCCAGAAGATCAAACTGGGAGATTTAATGAGTTTAAGAATTTCATTAGATCAAATGATGAGTTGTGCAGATGGATAGGTTCGGTGATTGTGGCTACACAGGTATGCTTTTCATACAATTTATGGAAAGTTGAAACATGCTTTTGTTGAAATTTGTGTTTTATCATTTTTTTGAACATCCCAACTATCTTCAAATTTAACTATGCAGAATGTAATTTTTAATAGCTACCCAAACTCTGCATTGGCTGGAGTGTGATGGACTGGACCACCCCTTAAATGAATCATTGTATCTGATGACTAGTTTTTAATGTCGGGCAATGTTACAACAAATTGATTGaagacatttatttatttttatttaactaaTCACTTAAATCTAGCTTTAAAATTTATCTATTCACTTAAATCTAGCCTAAATTTATCAATTTAACTAATTGATTGTGATCTTTTAGTTCCAGTCAACCCAATTTGTAATCACAGAAGCCGGTGGAACTAAACTTAGAAAAGCCTGATCCAATTAATTTGGTATTGGCCAAACTGATTGAGATGAGCCTATCAGTGCATCTGGAAACTGATGCAGTTTTGGCCAGAATAAGCTGAAACTTGAAGTCATGGTTAGATCAATAATTGGGTACGTCATCCTTTTTTTAGTTGTTATTGGATTTTTCTTGGAACCATGTACAACATCCATTTTTTAATTGTTATTGGATTTTGCTCTGTTGATTCAACAATTACAGAAAACTT
Protein-coding regions in this window:
- the LOC135673504 gene encoding tetraspanin-19-like, giving the protein MGRMVRTCLQSVLKLVNSVAAFVGVGLILYSLWMINVWFRQTHAFPTAGAWFIYTSFGLGVSLCLITCFGHIAAETANGHGLACYMALVFFLVMLEAAVAADVILNRDWEEDFPEDQTGRFNEFKNFIRSNDELCRWIGSVIVATQAMSLFLGMILRALGPDSRNGCDSDDEYMPARLPLLRDRVQHAPYVGDPSAPYQKDSWNVR